In the Phormidium ambiguum IAM M-71 genome, one interval contains:
- a CDS encoding serine/threonine-protein kinase, with protein MSNFPNFSSHDYEVIQELGLNREAGRITYLANVLNSEQQVVIKEFRFANSGADWSGFKTYQREIEVLQQLHHPRIPRYLDSFETPSGFCLVQEYKKAPSLAERYSFTLEQIQQIAISVLEILVYLQQRTPPVIHRDIKPENILVDEELNAYLVDFGFARIRDGALALSSVAGGTIGFMPPEEQFGRALTTASDLYSLGATLICLVTGTRSVEVGKLIDDNYRFNFQGLFPKLPLRFGQWLTKMVEPNLKFRYSDASLALKALQKSMQPPVYAIELQKLPGKIKKYVTAPVLGLVALGTISFLYAGLGNVNEQRGLRNNSNQAISSSQNAVRRLHFTKQCRRCDLRGADLRGANLGGADLREAQLEGAYLGGANLWGTNLESASLEGANLVGANLGDAKLGGANLEGASLADANLEAADLGGANLRNAKLWDAKLWDAKLWDANLENANLSGANLRGANLESSSLVGANLRNAKLQDAKLWDANLEGANLANADLQGAKLSGAYLKGADLQGAYLQDANLRGADLQGADLQGADLHGAIMPDGVKQE; from the coding sequence ATGAGCAATTTTCCGAACTTCTCCAGCCACGACTATGAAGTTATCCAAGAACTAGGACTTAATCGAGAAGCAGGACGTATTACCTATTTGGCTAACGTCCTCAATTCAGAACAACAGGTAGTAATTAAAGAATTCCGTTTTGCTAATTCAGGTGCTGATTGGTCTGGCTTTAAAACTTACCAAAGAGAAATAGAAGTTTTACAACAGCTGCATCATCCTCGCATTCCGCGTTATTTAGACTCTTTTGAAACGCCATCCGGGTTTTGTTTAGTCCAAGAGTATAAAAAAGCGCCATCTTTAGCGGAAAGATACAGTTTTACATTAGAACAAATCCAGCAAATTGCGATTTCTGTATTGGAAATTTTGGTTTATTTGCAACAACGGACTCCACCAGTAATTCATCGAGATATTAAACCGGAAAATATTTTGGTGGATGAAGAATTAAATGCTTATTTGGTGGATTTTGGTTTTGCCAGAATTAGGGATGGAGCATTAGCTTTAAGTAGTGTGGCTGGCGGAACAATTGGCTTTATGCCTCCTGAAGAACAATTTGGTCGTGCTTTAACTACTGCTTCCGATCTTTATAGTTTAGGAGCTACTTTAATTTGCTTAGTCACAGGTACTCGTTCTGTAGAAGTTGGCAAGTTAATTGATGACAATTATCGGTTTAATTTTCAAGGGTTATTTCCCAAATTACCGCTGCGTTTTGGGCAATGGTTAACCAAAATGGTGGAGCCAAATTTGAAATTTCGCTACTCTGATGCAAGTTTGGCTTTAAAAGCTTTGCAGAAGAGTATGCAACCACCAGTTTATGCCATTGAATTGCAAAAGTTACCCGGAAAAATCAAAAAATATGTGACAGCGCCTGTACTAGGTTTAGTTGCTTTAGGAACTATTAGTTTTCTTTACGCTGGGTTAGGGAATGTTAACGAGCAAAGAGGGTTAAGGAATAATAGTAATCAAGCAATTTCTAGTAGTCAAAATGCGGTGCGAAGATTGCATTTTACGAAGCAATGTCGGAGGTGTGATTTGCGTGGTGCTGATTTACGGGGAGCAAATTTAGGTGGTGCTGATTTACGGGAAGCACAGTTAGAAGGTGCTTATTTGGGTGGTGCTAATTTGTGGGGGACTAATTTAGAAAGTGCGAGTTTGGAAGGCGCTAATTTGGTAGGTGCTAATTTAGGGGATGCTAAGTTGGGAGGGGCGAATTTAGAAGGGGCAAGTTTGGCAGATGCGAATTTGGAAGCGGCTGATTTGGGAGGGGCGAATTTACGCAATGCCAAACTTTGGGATGCCAAACTTTGGGATGCCAAACTTTGGGATGCGAATTTGGAAAATGCGAATTTGTCAGGGGCAAATTTGCGGGGGGCAAATTTAGAAAGTTCTAGTTTGGTGGGTGCGAATTTGCGAAATGCTAAGTTGCAGGATGCCAAACTTTGGGATGCGAATTTGGAAGGTGCGAATTTGGCTAATGCTGATTTACAGGGCGCTAAGTTGTCAGGTGCTTATTTAAAGGGCGCTGATTTACAAGGTGCTTATTTGCAAGATGCTAATCTGCGTGGTGCTGATTTACAAGGTGCTGATTTACAAGGTGCTGATTTACACGGCGCGATTATGCCTGATGGTGTTAAGCAGGAGTAG
- a CDS encoding protein kinase domain-containing protein codes for MSNFPDFSSHGYQVIRELARNREAGRITYLAINLNLDQKVTIKEFRFASEGTSWSGFKAYQREIELLQQLDHPRIPRYFNSFETPLGFCLVQEYKNAPSLAERRSFTPEEIRTIAISVLEILVYLQKRTPPVIHRDIKPENILVDEQLNAYLVDFGLARIGGEQMALSSVAAGTPGFMPPEEQFGRPLSEASDLYSLGATLMCLVTGTRSVNIGTLINDEYRFNVEPLVPQLSSLFVVWLAKMVEPNVKKRFANAEQALFVLINSNKWETSKQQKGVALKVLLLLLYGLIWVSVPGLTVHLMQSFVEYSMNELTSNQINNTRRNYHQTYRAPQTNYRNRDVKWNATDWFNRGEYLFRRRYYSQALSAYNAAININPNYYNALVSRCATFNQILKYEKALVDCNKAIEISPNSRNTRVWVIRGHVFAGMGQYEESIASYDRAIAINPNNSHAWGGRCNTLNFLRKYEQALPNCEKALQIRPQLHSAWHNKGVALEGLGRNEEALNSYDQALRFQPHYSRSIVNHQRLRQKLGITSTDNFNLDKPANNNNFDSCLTRIPPPLPANSNKNYTRIPNTPRLLCPLNNTVFHHYPRETTLAWEDVLGAKSYTVEIDFYMPDLGWCSEQDKCKYAIVRNITTNRYTFNFVGGQPGRWRVWAVNSEGKESLKTNWWEFRYTK; via the coding sequence ATGAGCAACTTTCCCGATTTTTCTAGTCACGGTTATCAAGTAATTCGTGAACTTGCACGTAACCGAGAAGCAGGAAGAATTACTTACTTAGCTATTAACTTAAATCTTGACCAAAAAGTTACGATTAAAGAATTTCGCTTTGCTTCTGAAGGCACTAGTTGGTCTGGATTTAAAGCATATCAACGGGAAATTGAACTCTTACAACAATTAGACCATCCGAGAATTCCGCGTTACTTTAATTCTTTTGAAACTCCGCTCGGTTTTTGCTTAGTACAGGAGTATAAAAATGCGCCTTCTTTGGCAGAAAGACGAAGTTTTACTCCCGAAGAAATTAGAACTATTGCTATTTCTGTATTGGAGATTTTGGTTTATTTACAAAAGCGGACTCCGCCAGTAATTCATCGGGATATTAAACCAGAAAACATTTTAGTTGATGAGCAATTGAATGCTTATTTAGTGGATTTTGGTTTGGCGAGAATTGGTGGAGAACAAATGGCTTTAAGCAGCGTAGCCGCAGGAACTCCCGGTTTTATGCCACCAGAAGAACAATTTGGTCGTCCGTTATCGGAAGCATCAGACCTTTACAGTTTGGGTGCAACTTTAATGTGTTTAGTTACTGGTACTCGTTCTGTAAATATTGGTACGTTAATTAATGACGAATATCGCTTTAATGTTGAACCTTTAGTTCCGCAACTTAGTTCTTTATTTGTGGTTTGGTTGGCTAAAATGGTGGAACCAAATGTCAAAAAGCGATTTGCTAATGCGGAACAGGCATTATTTGTATTGATTAATTCAAATAAATGGGAAACTTCAAAACAACAAAAAGGTGTAGCTCTCAAAGTATTACTATTACTACTATATGGACTGATTTGGGTATCGGTACCTGGATTGACTGTGCATCTAATGCAGAGTTTTGTAGAATATAGTATGAATGAATTAACATCCAATCAAATAAATAATACTAGGAGAAACTATCATCAAACTTATCGTGCGCCTCAAACAAACTATCGAAACAGAGACGTTAAGTGGAATGCTACTGATTGGTTTAATAGAGGTGAGTACTTATTTCGTCGTCGCTATTATTCCCAGGCTCTCTCAGCTTATAATGCAGCTATAAACATTAATCCAAATTACTACAATGCTTTGGTTAGTCGCTGTGCTACATTTAATCAAATACTTAAGTATGAAAAAGCTTTGGTTGATTGTAACAAAGCTATAGAAATTTCCCCCAATAGCAGAAATACTAGAGTTTGGGTAATAAGAGGTCATGTATTTGCTGGCATGGGGCAATATGAAGAATCAATTGCTTCTTACGATCGCGCAATTGCAATTAATCCTAACAATAGTCATGCTTGGGGTGGTCGCTGCAATACCTTAAACTTTTTAAGAAAATATGAACAAGCCTTACCAAATTGCGAAAAAGCCCTGCAAATTCGCCCACAATTACATTCAGCTTGGCATAACAAGGGCGTAGCACTAGAAGGTTTGGGACGGAACGAAGAAGCCCTTAATTCTTATGACCAAGCATTACGATTTCAGCCACATTATTCTAGAAGTATTGTAAATCACCAAAGATTACGCCAAAAGTTAGGTATAACGTCAACTGATAACTTTAACTTAGATAAGCCAGCAAATAATAATAATTTCGATTCTTGCTTAACAAGAATTCCCCCACCTTTACCAGCTAATTCTAATAAAAATTACACCAGAATTCCCAATACACCTAGATTACTTTGTCCTTTGAATAACACTGTATTTCATCACTATCCAAGAGAAACAACTTTAGCTTGGGAAGATGTTCTTGGTGCCAAAAGTTACACAGTTGAGATAGATTTTTATATGCCCGATCTGGGATGGTGTTCCGAACAGGATAAATGTAAGTATGCAATTGTCAGAAACATCACTACAAACCGCTATACTTTCAATTTTGTTGGTGGCCAACCAGGGCGCTGGCGCGTTTGGGCAGTAAACTCAGAAGGCAAAGAAAGTCTGAAAACTAACTGGTGGGAATTTCGTTACACAAAATAA
- a CDS encoding CHAT domain-containing protein, which yields MKFPSLVIFVTGFALALSSTVINNQLGVATVRETRTVNVSNVTLNDGIKANPPALGERIQNLNPIDTVNTIEKSWETDYETYFKADLSQSSLKAQQIAATLQKLASQTGKRTALIYAVPTPKKLELVLVLPQRVPIRKSVPAATRENLVSTARELMQEVTDATKLSTTSYLPAAKKLYQWIISPLETELKNNRIDSLIFCMGPTLRSLPLASLHDGQKFLVEKYSIGLIPAFNMTDFNARSLKNSPVLAMGASQFKELPPLIAVPVELSTIVPNASRQRKHFLNQEFTINNLRSQRTTQTFSIVHLATHAQFNSGAPANSFIQFWDTRLTLDKMRQLQWNKPPVDLLVLSACRTAIGDKDAEMGFAGLAIQSGTKSALASLWNVSDVGTLALMSEFYPFLKTAPTRSEALRKAQVAMLRGEVRLEKGKLIGPNLGAGVNLPPSLVALGNRNFKHPFFWSGFTMIGNNW from the coding sequence ATGAAATTCCCATCATTGGTCATATTTGTTACGGGATTTGCCTTAGCACTGAGTAGCACAGTTATTAATAATCAATTGGGCGTTGCTACAGTACGGGAAACTAGAACTGTAAATGTTAGCAATGTAACTTTGAATGATGGAATTAAAGCTAATCCTCCAGCACTGGGAGAAAGAATTCAAAATTTAAATCCAATTGATACTGTGAATACAATTGAAAAAAGTTGGGAAACAGATTACGAAACTTATTTTAAGGCGGATTTATCACAATCTTCTTTAAAGGCGCAACAGATAGCAGCTACTTTGCAGAAGTTGGCAAGTCAAACCGGGAAAAGAACTGCTTTAATTTATGCAGTACCAACGCCAAAAAAACTGGAGTTAGTGTTAGTTTTGCCACAAAGAGTACCAATTCGGAAAAGTGTGCCAGCAGCAACTAGGGAAAACTTAGTTAGTACGGCAAGGGAACTAATGCAAGAAGTTACTGATGCTACCAAACTTAGTACTACTAGTTACTTACCTGCGGCGAAAAAGTTGTATCAATGGATAATTAGTCCTTTGGAAACAGAATTAAAAAATAATCGGATTGATTCATTGATCTTTTGCATGGGGCCAACTTTACGCAGCTTGCCATTAGCAAGTTTACATGATGGGCAAAAGTTTTTGGTAGAAAAGTACAGTATTGGGCTGATTCCAGCTTTTAATATGACTGATTTTAACGCCCGCAGTCTGAAAAATTCTCCAGTTTTAGCAATGGGAGCATCACAGTTTAAAGAATTACCTCCTTTGATTGCGGTTCCTGTAGAATTATCTACTATAGTTCCAAATGCTTCTCGACAACGTAAACATTTTTTAAATCAAGAGTTTACAATCAACAATTTACGATCGCAACGTACCACCCAAACCTTTAGCATCGTACACTTAGCTACCCACGCGCAATTTAACTCCGGCGCACCAGCAAATTCCTTCATCCAATTTTGGGACACCAGACTAACATTAGATAAAATGCGCCAACTACAATGGAATAAACCACCAGTAGATTTATTAGTTTTAAGTGCTTGTCGCACCGCCATTGGCGACAAAGATGCCGAAATGGGATTTGCCGGATTAGCAATTCAAAGCGGAACTAAGTCAGCATTAGCGAGTTTATGGAATGTTAGCGACGTGGGAACTTTAGCTTTAATGAGCGAGTTTTACCCTTTCTTAAAAACTGCACCTACCAGAAGCGAAGCTTTGCGAAAAGCACAAGTAGCAATGTTACGCGGAGAAGTGCGATTAGAAAAAGGCAAATTAATCGGGCCTAATTTAGGTGCTGGTGTCAATTTACCACCTTCATTAGTAGCTTTGGGAAATCGTAATTTCAAACATCCCTTCTTTTGGTCAGGTTTTACAATGATTGGTAACAATTGGTAA
- a CDS encoding serine/threonine-protein kinase produces the protein MNRVILDIKAIRPILGDLLDKRYQVVQVLSTGAFGRTYIAEDTLLPGSPKRIIRHLKPSENDPKLLVFIQQLFNNESKILEVLGQHDRIPEILAFFTDSQGFYLVQEFFVGQLLSNLVTTNHNRSKYWTENQVIQLLKEVLDILDFLHNQGIIHCDIKPNNLIKRDDNGKICLLDFGAIQPICRSENNSNVNQINFTIQPAGYIPVEQLAYQPQPNSDIYALGTIAIQALTGIHPTQLTIDPDSQEISWQHLAYVSEELANILNQMVRYSYQERYQTAAEVLRSLNKLVNPETLPITPQQLNSPDRPIEDLENVLEFPDNFIEETKLCVNQTTDSIINAINHQQGRFFKLPGISPLVVVFIIGTSINSLLITTGVFYIIQPDPAQMRQMEQMIQEPLEQLSKKVCQIPYICFWLGK, from the coding sequence ATGAATAGAGTCATATTAGATATTAAAGCAATTCGTCCGATCTTAGGTGATTTACTAGATAAGCGTTATCAAGTAGTTCAAGTTCTCAGCACAGGTGCTTTTGGCCGAACTTATATTGCTGAAGATACTTTATTGCCCGGTTCTCCAAAAAGAATTATTAGGCATTTAAAACCATCAGAAAACGATCCAAAATTATTAGTATTTATCCAGCAACTTTTTAACAATGAATCCAAAATTTTAGAAGTTTTGGGACAGCACGATCGAATCCCCGAAATTTTGGCTTTTTTTACCGACAGTCAAGGATTTTACTTAGTTCAAGAATTTTTTGTCGGTCAGCTACTGAGTAATTTAGTAACTACTAATCATAATCGCAGTAAATATTGGACGGAAAACCAAGTTATTCAATTATTAAAAGAAGTTTTGGATATCCTAGATTTCCTTCATAATCAAGGGATTATCCATTGTGACATTAAACCAAATAATTTAATTAAACGTGATGATAACGGCAAAATATGTTTACTAGATTTTGGTGCTATTCAACCAATTTGTCGATCGGAAAATAATTCCAATGTAAACCAAATAAACTTTACCATTCAACCAGCAGGTTACATTCCAGTAGAACAGCTTGCATATCAACCCCAACCCAATAGTGATATTTATGCGCTGGGAACGATCGCCATTCAAGCATTAACAGGAATACATCCCACGCAATTAACCATTGACCCAGATAGTCAGGAAATAAGCTGGCAACACTTAGCTTATGTAAGCGAAGAACTAGCTAATATTTTAAATCAAATGGTACGCTATTCTTATCAAGAACGCTACCAAACTGCTGCTGAAGTTTTGCGATCGCTAAATAAACTAGTTAATCCAGAAACTTTACCTATTACTCCTCAACAATTAAATTCTCCCGATCGTCCCATAGAAGATTTAGAAAATGTTTTAGAGTTTCCCGACAACTTCATAGAGGAAACCAAACTTTGTGTCAATCAAACAACTGATAGCATTATTAATGCTATCAATCATCAGCAAGGTCGATTTTTCAAACTACCAGGAATATCTCCTTTAGTCGTAGTATTTATCATTGGCACAAGTATCAATTCTTTGCTAATAACAACGGGAGTTTTTTATATTATTCAACCTGACCCAGCACAAATGCGTCAAATGGAACAAATGATTCAAGAACCTTTAGAACAACTTAGTAAAAAAGTTTGCCAAATTCCTTACATTTGTTTCTGGCTAGGTAAATAA
- the codA gene encoding cytosine deaminase, which produces MPYDLLLRQCRLLSNEIVDIGIHNGLITNISPEIQELGQIELNIHNQLVSPPFVESHIHLDSALTAGEPRWNQSGTLFEGIEIWRERKQNLSLEDVKKRAKETLKLQASQGVLFVRTHADVSESTLTALKALLEVREEVKDWITVQVVAFPQDGIYSNPKNAALIEESLKLGADAVGGIPHYELTREDGVRSVQRIFELAQQYNCLIDIHCDEIDDDQSRFLEVVVAEAIHSGLGSQVTASHTTAFGSYNNAYANKLMGFLQRTKINFIANPLINITLQGRTDTYPKRRGVTRVKELWQAGLNVSLGHDCIQDPWYSLGTGNMLDVAHTAVHVCQMTGMAEIDACYDMVTVNGAKTLNLADSYGISVGKPANLIVLNAESRYDAIRQRSNVSYVIFQGKLLAYTESPKTEWRRVIN; this is translated from the coding sequence ATGCCATACGATTTACTCCTGCGCCAATGTCGTTTACTCAGCAACGAAATTGTTGATATCGGAATACACAACGGATTAATTACCAACATTTCTCCAGAAATTCAGGAATTAGGACAAATAGAACTAAACATTCACAATCAACTCGTTAGTCCTCCTTTTGTCGAATCCCACATCCATTTAGATTCAGCATTAACAGCGGGTGAACCAAGGTGGAATCAAAGCGGTACTCTATTTGAAGGAATTGAAATTTGGCGAGAACGCAAACAAAATCTCTCTTTAGAAGATGTGAAAAAAAGAGCGAAAGAAACCTTAAAATTACAAGCATCTCAAGGAGTATTATTTGTTCGCACTCACGCCGACGTAAGCGAATCTACATTAACAGCACTAAAAGCACTTTTAGAAGTCAGAGAAGAAGTCAAAGATTGGATCACAGTGCAAGTAGTAGCATTTCCCCAAGATGGAATTTATAGTAACCCAAAAAATGCCGCATTAATTGAAGAATCTCTAAAGTTAGGTGCTGATGCAGTTGGAGGAATTCCCCATTATGAACTAACCAGAGAAGATGGCGTGCGTTCAGTACAGCGAATATTTGAATTAGCACAACAATATAATTGCTTAATTGATATCCACTGTGATGAAATAGATGATGACCAATCAAGATTTTTAGAAGTAGTAGTTGCTGAAGCAATTCATAGTGGTTTAGGTTCCCAAGTAACTGCCAGTCATACAACAGCTTTTGGTTCTTACAATAATGCTTATGCTAATAAATTAATGGGGTTTTTGCAACGAACAAAAATCAATTTTATTGCTAATCCTTTAATTAATATTACCTTGCAAGGCAGGACGGATACTTACCCTAAACGACGAGGTGTAACGCGAGTCAAAGAATTATGGCAAGCGGGATTAAATGTAAGTTTAGGACATGATTGTATTCAAGACCCTTGGTATAGTTTGGGAACGGGAAATATGCTAGATGTGGCACATACAGCAGTTCATGTTTGTCAGATGACTGGAATGGCAGAAATAGATGCTTGCTATGATATGGTTACTGTTAATGGAGCAAAAACATTAAATTTAGCTGATAGTTATGGAATTTCCGTTGGCAAACCAGCTAATTTAATTGTCTTAAATGCTGAAAGTCGTTATGATGCGATTCGCCAAAGATCAAACGTTTCTTATGTAATTTTTCAAGGCAAATTGTTGGCGTATACAGAATCGCCAAAAACTGAGTGGAGGAGAGTTATTAATTAA
- the smpB gene encoding SsrA-binding protein SmpB, with protein MNEKSASVKVVSDNRQARFLYEILETYEAGIELKGTEVKSIREGRCNLRDGYVLIRNGEAWLLNVHVSPYQGSGAYFNHDPLRTRKLLLHKQEIRKLIGKVEQKGLTLVPLKMYLKKGLVKLTVGLGRGKKLHDKRDDLKKRQDKREMERAMKNY; from the coding sequence ATGAATGAGAAAAGTGCAAGTGTAAAAGTTGTTAGCGATAATCGCCAAGCTCGGTTTCTCTATGAGATTCTGGAGACGTATGAGGCGGGTATTGAGCTAAAGGGGACGGAGGTTAAGTCGATTCGTGAGGGGAGATGTAACCTGCGAGATGGTTATGTCTTGATTCGCAATGGAGAGGCTTGGCTGTTGAATGTCCATGTTTCCCCTTATCAGGGAAGTGGGGCTTATTTCAACCATGACCCACTTCGCACGCGCAAGTTGCTGCTGCACAAGCAGGAAATTCGCAAGTTAATTGGCAAGGTGGAACAGAAGGGTTTAACTTTGGTGCCTTTGAAGATGTATCTCAAGAAAGGTTTGGTTAAACTTACTGTGGGTCTTGGTAGAGGGAAGAAACTGCATGATAAGCGGGATGATTTGAAGAAACGCCAAGATAAGCGGGAGATGGAACGGGCGATGAAGAATTATTAA
- a CDS encoding ferredoxin thioredoxin reductase catalytic beta subunit, with product MNTPTENETKSSDNSLEAMRHFSEQYAKRTGTYFCVDPSVTAVVIEGLAKHKDEYGSPLCPCRHYEDKEAEVSATFWNCPCVPMRERKECHCMLFLTPDNDFAGDKQEISLEEIKSVRDSMA from the coding sequence ATGAACACTCCAACTGAAAACGAAACTAAATCCAGTGACAATAGCTTAGAAGCAATGCGGCATTTTTCGGAACAATATGCCAAACGTACTGGGACTTACTTCTGTGTTGACCCTTCTGTTACTGCTGTTGTCATCGAAGGACTAGCTAAGCACAAAGATGAATATGGTTCTCCTCTTTGTCCTTGTCGTCACTACGAAGATAAGGAAGCTGAAGTTAGTGCAACTTTCTGGAACTGTCCTTGCGTCCCGATGCGCGAACGCAAAGAGTGCCACTGTATGCTGTTTTTAACTCCAGATAATGATTTTGCTGGGGATAAACAAGAGATTTCTTTAGAAGAAATCAAATCGGTGCGAGATAGTATGGCATGA
- a CDS encoding DUF309 domain-containing protein translates to MTQFIPDEFWQGVAQFNSGDYYTCHDTLEALWMDATEPQKTFYQGILQIAVGLYHLSNHNWRGAVILLGEGTNRLGYYQPDYAEINVEQLIAESRELLVALQEAGTERIGEFAESIKNTGTYFVDGESLSAPKIVKVV, encoded by the coding sequence ATGACCCAATTCATCCCTGATGAATTTTGGCAAGGTGTAGCACAATTTAATTCTGGAGATTACTACACCTGTCATGATACTTTGGAGGCTCTGTGGATGGATGCAACAGAGCCTCAAAAAACTTTTTATCAAGGTATTTTACAAATTGCGGTTGGTCTTTATCATTTGAGTAATCACAATTGGCGTGGTGCTGTGATTTTGTTGGGTGAAGGTACTAACAGGTTAGGTTACTATCAGCCAGATTATGCTGAAATTAATGTGGAACAATTAATTGCTGAAAGTAGGGAATTGTTAGTGGCTTTGCAAGAGGCTGGAACAGAAAGAATTGGGGAGTTTGCAGAAAGCATTAAAAATACAGGTACTTATTTTGTAGATGGTGAGAGTTTGTCTGCGCCGAAAATTGTAAAAGTAGTCTGA